The sequence GACGTTCAGAAGATAGTTGAATTCACTCGGGACAATGACGCTGGGGACTTTTAGAACAGGAAATTTATTTTCTTCATACCAATCGTCTCCGATGTTCCTTAAGGCTGAAGGCGCCGGAAACTTTCTCCAGTTATTCGGCAATATTTTTGGATCTATTTCTTTCACCATGGAATTTTCAAAAATGACGGGTATCAGAACATAGTTTTCAAGCAGAGTCTTGTCCAAGTGGACCGTGATTTCAAGCAAAGCGAGAGAGATATTTTCAGAGGTGTAAACCACTTTTTTCCCTGAACTGTTCCACCTCCCGCCGTAAATTCTGGCTCCTTCACCTGAAAAAGCCGTTGCCTCAAATTTCTTTTTGACAATCCGCCAGGAGGTTATCTTCAAGGAAAAACGCCGTGTTCGAGCCTGCCCATTAGATTTTCGACTTCCTTGGCTCCGGTTTCGCTTTTTATGAAATCTATAGGTCTGAGGTTCCCGAGGCCAACCTGCTTTTCGGAAAGCCATTTTTTTGCACTGTCGAAATCCCCTTCGAAAAGCTCAATGGCTTTCCAGAAAACTCTCGACAATCTGACAAGTCTGTCGGATTCGTCGGGTTCGAGTTTTCCGGCGATTTTTCTTCTCTGAAGCGTTCGAACGCTTATCTGAAGAAGCTCCGCCAGTTCACTTGCGTTCATCTCGAGGTTTTTTTGAAATTTTAAAAAAGCGGAGTACGGAATTCCACCTTCTATGTTCTTCAAAAGAGGTTCTGTATCACAGGCCTTAAGCCCCAAGAGTATTAAGTACGGATGGGAATTTTTTTCGCCGGCAGAGTTGAGATGCTTTTTCAGATAATCGGCAGAAACGCCTTTATTTTTAGTTTCTTTTACAGCCATAAAATTCTTTTGCCATTTGGCTTGATTATACCAGACATTTGGCGTAAGGTAAATCATTTTATTTAAATATATTATTTTGTAATTGAAAATCAAATTGAATCAAATACAAATAGGACTAATTTAATGAGTTTTTACAATATATGTGATAGTTTATTGATAGGATTATCAACAAAGGAGTACTGATGAAGAAAATGTTTGTTTTAATTGGTATATTCGCTTGCGTTTCTATTTTCGCAAGCGGACATGGTCCGTCTGGGACAATCTTCTCAGAAGCGGTGACAATACACACC comes from candidate division WOR-3 bacterium and encodes:
- a CDS encoding RES family NAD+ phosphorylase, which gives rise to MKITSWRIVKKKFEATAFSGEGARIYGGRWNSSGKKVVYTSENISLALLEITVHLDKTLLENYVLIPVIFENSMVKEIDPKILPNNWRKFPAPSALRNIGDDWYEENKFPVLKVPSVIVPSEFNYLLNVSHKDFKKMRMGISEPFEIDSRLKNHISR
- a CDS encoding DUF2384 domain-containing protein, producing MAVKETKNKGVSADYLKKHLNSAGEKNSHPYLILLGLKACDTEPLLKNIEGGIPYSAFLKFQKNLEMNASELAELLQISVRTLQRRKIAGKLEPDESDRLVRLSRVFWKAIELFEGDFDSAKKWLSEKQVGLGNLRPIDFIKSETGAKEVENLMGRLEHGVFP